In Larimichthys crocea isolate SSNF unplaced genomic scaffold, L_crocea_2.0 scaffold35465, whole genome shotgun sequence, the following proteins share a genomic window:
- the LOC109139280 gene encoding interleukin-18 receptor 1 isoform X1, whose product MSEVFYVDLGSPKVIDCKAVMYSNYEEVFWLSGDSFVDTNTSVSVYYNYTSEYDTEGIKMTASLVFKKVSEEDLSKNYTCKLESDSQPSSFVTITLARKASPSPHYLALGIVIIVAVIVVTALIYVKLKMDITLFLRDTLACCSSISDGKSYDAFLMSYKSDTDAGLNEDDRNHLESVLEETFGYSLCLYHPESVAEAVLDCIEQSRTLVLVPTSSDPGPESGLLSAIHEALVEQQTRLVFIKTEATDVSSSDSLPEALQLLGKAGDCVTWKGESSRPLSSSFWKQLRYHLPALQHAPKITRLPQTAIEDGNC is encoded by the exons ATGAGTGAAGTTTTTTACGTTGATCTGG GCTCACCAAAGGTGATTGATTGTAAAGCTGTGATGTATTCAAACTATGAAGAGGTGTTCTGGTTAAGTGGGGATTCATTTGTGGACACTAACACCAGCGTATCCGTTTACTACAATTACACAAG tGAATATGATACTGAAGGAATAAAGATGACAGCATCTCTGGTCTTCAAAAAAGTGTCAGAGGAGGATCTATCAAAAAACTACACCTGTAAACTGGAAAGTGACAGCCAACCTTCCAGCTTTGTCACCATCACCTTGGCACGAAAAG CTTCACCTTCCCCTCACTACCTGGCTCTCGGCATTGTGATTATCGTGGCGGTGATTGTTGTAACAGCACTTATTTATGTGAAGTTAAAAATGGACATCACTCTTTTTCTGAGAGACACTCTTGCTTGCTGCAGCAGTATTTCAG ATGGAAAGAGCTACGATGCCTTTTTGATGTCTTACAAGAGCGACACAGACGCAGGGCTGAATGAAGATGACAGAAACCACCTGGAGAGTGTTCTGGAAGAGACATTTGGTTACAGTCTCTGTCTTTATCACCCTGAAT CTGTAGCAGAGGCAGTGTTAGACTGTATAGAGCAAAGCCGGACGTTGGTTTTGGTTCCCACCTCTTCAGATCCTGGTCCAGAATCTGGTCTGCTGAGTGCCATCCATGAAGCTCTTGTGGAGCAGCAGACTCGCTTGGTTTTCATCAAAACTGAGGCAACAGATGTGTCAAGCTCTGATTCATTACCAGAGGCCTTACAGCTTCTTGGCAAGGCTGGAGACTGTGTCACCTGGAAAGGCGAAAGTTCCAggccactctcctcctccttctggaAGCAGCTACGCTATCACCTACCTGCCCTGCAACATGCACCGAAAATAACACGTTTACCTCAGACAGCTATCGAGGATGGTAACTGTTGA
- the LOC109139280 gene encoding interleukin-1 receptor-like 1 isoform X2 — protein sequence MSEVFYVDLGSPKVIDCKAVMYSNYEEVFWLSGDSFVDTNTSVSVYYNYTSEYDTEGIKMTASLVFKKVSEEDLSKNYTCKLESDSQPSSFVTITLARKDGKSYDAFLMSYKSDTDAGLNEDDRNHLESVLEETFGYSLCLYHPESVAEAVLDCIEQSRTLVLVPTSSDPGPESGLLSAIHEALVEQQTRLVFIKTEATDVSSSDSLPEALQLLGKAGDCVTWKGESSRPLSSSFWKQLRYHLPALQHAPKITRLPQTAIEDGNC from the exons ATGAGTGAAGTTTTTTACGTTGATCTGG GCTCACCAAAGGTGATTGATTGTAAAGCTGTGATGTATTCAAACTATGAAGAGGTGTTCTGGTTAAGTGGGGATTCATTTGTGGACACTAACACCAGCGTATCCGTTTACTACAATTACACAAG tGAATATGATACTGAAGGAATAAAGATGACAGCATCTCTGGTCTTCAAAAAAGTGTCAGAGGAGGATCTATCAAAAAACTACACCTGTAAACTGGAAAGTGACAGCCAACCTTCCAGCTTTGTCACCATCACCTTGGCACGAAAAG ATGGAAAGAGCTACGATGCCTTTTTGATGTCTTACAAGAGCGACACAGACGCAGGGCTGAATGAAGATGACAGAAACCACCTGGAGAGTGTTCTGGAAGAGACATTTGGTTACAGTCTCTGTCTTTATCACCCTGAAT CTGTAGCAGAGGCAGTGTTAGACTGTATAGAGCAAAGCCGGACGTTGGTTTTGGTTCCCACCTCTTCAGATCCTGGTCCAGAATCTGGTCTGCTGAGTGCCATCCATGAAGCTCTTGTGGAGCAGCAGACTCGCTTGGTTTTCATCAAAACTGAGGCAACAGATGTGTCAAGCTCTGATTCATTACCAGAGGCCTTACAGCTTCTTGGCAAGGCTGGAGACTGTGTCACCTGGAAAGGCGAAAGTTCCAggccactctcctcctccttctggaAGCAGCTACGCTATCACCTACCTGCCCTGCAACATGCACCGAAAATAACACGTTTACCTCAGACAGCTATCGAGGATGGTAACTGTTGA